From a region of the Geothrix sp. 21YS21S-2 genome:
- a CDS encoding pentapeptide repeat-containing protein, translating into MQRRPSSPSPSGSRPFQTVPFMGEAMLASEATVEGVAMEGLDFSGQAATLATFTRSRLTRVNLAGSRLSRLDLTEVRLESCDLANAAWLKAHLGRTRLEGCRMVGLDLSGSLIRNTVFENCNGSFAHFRGAILKSVRFQGCNLSGCSFQEADLRGAVFQDCELGEAQMSFARLEGTDFRGSGITGLRVRIEDLKGAIVEPAQAAYLAGLMGLKVIH; encoded by the coding sequence ATGCAACGACGGCCTTCCTCCCCCAGCCCTTCCGGCTCCCGCCCTTTCCAGACCGTCCCCTTCATGGGCGAGGCCATGCTGGCCTCCGAGGCGACGGTGGAGGGGGTGGCGATGGAGGGCCTGGATTTCAGCGGGCAGGCCGCGACCCTGGCAACCTTCACCCGGAGCAGGCTCACCCGGGTCAACCTGGCCGGCTCCCGGCTGTCCAGGCTGGACCTCACGGAGGTGCGCCTGGAGTCCTGCGACCTGGCCAACGCCGCCTGGCTCAAGGCCCATCTGGGAAGGACCCGGCTGGAGGGGTGCCGGATGGTGGGCCTGGACCTTTCGGGCTCCCTGATTCGCAATACCGTGTTCGAGAACTGCAACGGGTCCTTCGCGCACTTCCGCGGAGCGATCCTGAAGTCCGTGCGGTTCCAGGGCTGCAACCTGAGCGGGTGCTCCTTCCAGGAGGCGGATCTGCGGGGGGCCGTGTTCCAGGACTGCGAGCTGGGGGAGGCCCAGATGTCCTTCGCCCGGCTTGAAGGGACGGATTTCCGGGGGTCGGGGATCACCGGGCTCCGGGTCCGGATCGAGGACCTGAAGGGCGCGATCGTCGAGCCGGCCCAGGCGGCCTACCTCGCAGGGCTGATGGGGCTCAAGGTGATCCATTAG
- the lgt gene encoding prolipoprotein diacylglyceryl transferase: protein MWPIHLDLGFKVVHFYEGFYFIIAILTATVLAAHRLRKAGLGTAVFLDGLPWILLSAILGARLFDFLFWDLKSLLAHPLSFFLIWEGGLSITGGLAGGVTAAFVWFRRAKVDFWQTFAIASPAVLLGQAAGRVGCFLNGDAWGVPTALPWGVPLPKYGTILPWMTRDPSAPSDAWTWCAGRHFIPPTALATVPLHPTQLYEALGDLALAAIVVLLARKAAAGETSWPRIFWCHLGGYSALRFGLEFLHGDRDALVWAGMTALQLGLVGFSIVAGALFLRDGHPARR, encoded by the coding sequence GTGTGGCCCATTCACCTCGACCTTGGATTCAAGGTCGTCCACTTCTACGAAGGATTCTATTTCATCATCGCCATCCTGACGGCGACCGTCCTGGCGGCCCACCGCCTTAGGAAGGCCGGCCTGGGGACCGCCGTCTTCCTGGACGGCCTCCCGTGGATCCTGCTGAGCGCCATCCTCGGGGCCAGGCTCTTCGATTTCCTGTTCTGGGACCTGAAGAGCCTCCTTGCCCATCCCCTCTCCTTCTTCCTCATCTGGGAAGGGGGGCTCTCCATCACCGGGGGCCTGGCCGGTGGCGTCACCGCCGCCTTCGTATGGTTTCGCAGGGCGAAGGTGGATTTCTGGCAGACCTTTGCCATTGCCAGTCCGGCCGTCCTTCTGGGGCAGGCCGCCGGTCGTGTGGGATGCTTCCTGAACGGCGATGCCTGGGGCGTCCCCACGGCGCTCCCCTGGGGTGTTCCGCTGCCGAAATACGGAACCATCCTCCCCTGGATGACCCGCGACCCCAGCGCCCCCAGCGACGCTTGGACCTGGTGCGCCGGGCGGCATTTCATCCCGCCCACAGCCCTGGCAACCGTTCCCCTCCACCCCACCCAACTCTACGAAGCCCTGGGGGACCTGGCCCTGGCTGCCATCGTCGTCCTCCTGGCCCGGAAGGCCGCCGCGGGGGAGACGTCCTGGCCACGGATCTTCTGGTGCCACCTCGGCGGATACTCGGCCCTGCGGTTCGGGCTGGAATTCCTCCACGGGGACCGGGATGCCCTGGTCTGGGCGGGCATGACCGCACTGCAACTCGGGCTCGTGGGGTTTTCCATCGTGGCCGGCGCTCTTTTCCTGCGTGACGGGCACCCTGCCCGGCGTTGA
- a CDS encoding efflux transporter outer membrane subunit, with protein MKPTQGLSLLMLAVMGGCMSMAPRYATPPRPTPGQWPAASQATAAGKAVPDVAWQDFYVDARLRKVLDLALANNRDLRVAALNTEKVRAAYRIQRAELLPSINAAAVGSRQRIPASVSSTGQAMVAEQDSATIGVTAWELDLFGRVRSLKNRALEQYLATEQAQAGARISLLAEVANAYLTLAADRDGLRLAKETLASQEATHKLIRRRFEAGVSSELDARRAEVGMETARADVAATTRMVALDENALTLLAGAPVPADWLPQGLDGLAPLQDFTPGLPSEALMRRPDILMAEAQLKASNANIGAARAAFFPRISLTTGFGTMGSELSGLFKTGSETWSFTPQIVLPLFNTGATLAGLDVAKADRDISLAQYEKAIQVAFREVADTLVQRGTLGEQLAAQEALTRALERTFQLATMRFEAGADGYLGVLDAQRSLYGAQQGLIALRRARAGNLVTLYKVLGGGRPGKDGK; from the coding sequence ATGAAACCGACCCAAGGCCTTTCCCTCCTCATGCTCGCGGTCATGGGCGGCTGCATGTCCATGGCGCCCCGGTACGCCACGCCGCCCCGCCCCACCCCCGGCCAGTGGCCGGCCGCCTCCCAGGCGACGGCGGCCGGCAAGGCGGTCCCCGACGTGGCCTGGCAGGACTTCTACGTGGATGCGCGGCTGAGGAAGGTCCTCGACCTCGCCCTCGCCAACAACCGCGACCTCCGCGTGGCCGCCCTGAACACGGAGAAGGTTCGCGCCGCCTACCGCATCCAGCGGGCGGAGCTGCTGCCCTCCATCAACGCCGCCGCGGTGGGCAGCCGGCAGCGCATCCCGGCCAGCGTGTCCTCCACCGGCCAGGCCATGGTCGCCGAACAGGACTCCGCCACCATCGGCGTCACCGCCTGGGAACTGGACCTCTTCGGCCGGGTCCGGAGCCTCAAGAACCGGGCCCTGGAACAGTACCTCGCCACCGAACAGGCCCAGGCCGGCGCCCGGATCTCCCTCCTCGCCGAGGTGGCCAACGCATACCTGACCCTGGCCGCCGACCGGGACGGACTCCGGCTCGCCAAGGAGACCCTCGCCAGCCAGGAGGCCACCCACAAGCTCATCCGGCGCCGCTTCGAGGCCGGGGTCTCCTCCGAGCTCGACGCGCGGCGCGCGGAGGTGGGGATGGAGACCGCCCGCGCGGACGTGGCCGCCACCACCCGCATGGTGGCCCTGGACGAGAACGCCCTGACCCTCCTGGCGGGCGCGCCGGTCCCCGCCGACTGGCTTCCCCAGGGGCTGGACGGGCTGGCCCCCCTGCAGGACTTCACGCCCGGGCTCCCCTCGGAGGCCCTGATGCGCCGGCCGGACATCCTCATGGCCGAGGCCCAGCTCAAGGCCAGCAACGCCAACATCGGCGCCGCCCGCGCCGCCTTCTTCCCGCGCATCTCCCTCACCACCGGCTTCGGCACCATGGGCAGCGAGCTCTCCGGCCTGTTCAAGACGGGGTCGGAGACCTGGTCCTTCACCCCCCAGATCGTCCTGCCGCTCTTCAACACGGGCGCCACCCTGGCGGGCCTGGACGTGGCCAAGGCCGACCGCGACATCAGCCTGGCGCAGTACGAGAAGGCCATCCAGGTGGCGTTCCGGGAAGTGGCCGACACCCTGGTCCAGCGGGGCACCCTCGGTGAGCAGCTGGCCGCCCAGGAGGCCCTCACCCGGGCCCTGGAACGCACCTTCCAGCTGGCCACGATGCGGTTCGAAGCCGGCGCCGACGGCTACCTGGGCGTCCTGGACGCCCAGCGCTCCCTCTACGGGGCCCAGCAGGGCCTCATCGCCCTTCGCCGGGCCCGGGCCGGGAACCTCGTGACCCTCTACAAGGTCCTGGGGGGCGGGCGGCCCGGGAAGGACGGGAAGTAG
- a CDS encoding type IV toxin-antitoxin system AbiEi family antitoxin encodes MVRRGLFAAVAPGSTPANSPVDAYLVGYLGCPTGVLGYHTALELHGLAHSTFETIQILVPRSQRGWTFRGVAYKPVQPREALEEAALTMEVAMMDRMGFDLPVTSVARTLVDVLDRPDLGGGWEEAWRSLEGLSLVDAAAVLAYLERQGNATTSALVGYFLEQHQEALGVNESTLKALETLRPRGKQYLDRSAGGRLAKR; translated from the coding sequence ATGGTGCGCAGAGGGCTATTTGCGGCAGTTGCTCCCGGCAGCACACCGGCAAACTCCCCAGTGGATGCTTACCTGGTTGGCTACCTCGGGTGCCCCACTGGGGTCCTCGGCTACCATACGGCGCTGGAACTCCATGGCTTGGCCCACTCCACCTTTGAGACCATCCAGATCCTGGTGCCACGCTCTCAGCGGGGCTGGACCTTCAGGGGTGTTGCCTACAAGCCAGTGCAGCCCAGGGAAGCCTTGGAGGAGGCAGCCTTGACCATGGAAGTGGCAATGATGGACCGCATGGGCTTCGATCTGCCTGTGACCTCGGTGGCCAGGACCCTGGTCGATGTCCTGGATCGCCCCGACCTGGGGGGTGGTTGGGAAGAGGCTTGGCGCTCCCTTGAAGGGCTCAGCCTGGTGGACGCTGCCGCGGTGCTGGCCTACCTGGAGCGACAGGGTAATGCGACCACCTCTGCCCTGGTAGGCTACTTCCTTGAACAGCACCAGGAGGCGCTGGGCGTGAACGAGTCCACGTTGAAGGCCCTTGAAACACTGCGCCCACGGGGCAAACAGTATCTCGACCGGAGTGCAGGTGGCCGCCTTGCCAAGCGTTAG
- a CDS encoding bifunctional 2-polyprenyl-6-hydroxyphenol methylase/3-demethylubiquinol 3-O-methyltransferase UbiG, whose protein sequence is MEDPAGEAHSSWERNAPWWDDRIGDGNAFQCQLIEPATLRLAAPGPGMRILDIACGAGRMARLMAAEGAQVTGIDFCEGFLDRARRRTAPEAPIDFRLLDVTDRGQLATLGAGRFQGAVATMALMDLARIDPLFEELPGLLEPGGFLVFSILHPCFSGSGTEMFVEERLVDGRSQRAAGLKVTHYRNATAFRAEGIRGQPEPGLHFHRSLETLLSTAFRCGFILDGLEEPGFRTASDRFLEWENMPDLAPVLVCRLKSHRPACTGFPRD, encoded by the coding sequence ATGGAGGATCCGGCGGGAGAAGCCCATTCCAGCTGGGAGCGGAATGCACCGTGGTGGGACGACCGGATCGGCGACGGCAATGCCTTCCAGTGCCAATTGATCGAACCTGCGACCCTGCGCCTGGCGGCGCCCGGGCCGGGAATGCGGATCCTGGACATCGCGTGTGGAGCGGGGCGCATGGCCCGGCTGATGGCAGCCGAGGGCGCCCAGGTGACCGGGATCGATTTCTGCGAGGGCTTTCTCGACCGGGCCCGGAGGCGCACCGCACCGGAGGCGCCGATCGACTTCCGGCTTCTGGATGTCACCGACCGGGGCCAGCTTGCGACCCTGGGCGCAGGCCGCTTCCAGGGCGCCGTGGCCACCATGGCGCTCATGGACCTGGCCCGCATCGATCCGCTGTTCGAGGAGCTGCCGGGCCTCCTGGAGCCGGGAGGCTTCCTTGTCTTCTCCATCCTGCATCCGTGCTTTTCCGGGTCCGGAACGGAGATGTTCGTCGAGGAACGCCTGGTTGACGGCCGCAGCCAACGGGCCGCTGGCCTGAAGGTCACCCATTACCGGAACGCCACGGCCTTCCGGGCGGAGGGGATCCGGGGCCAGCCGGAGCCGGGGCTCCATTTCCACCGGTCCCTGGAAACCCTCCTGTCCACCGCATTCCGGTGCGGGTTCATCCTGGATGGGCTGGAGGAGCCCGGCTTCCGGACGGCCAGCGACAGGTTCCTCGAATGGGAGAACATGCCCGATCTGGCCCCGGTGCTGGTCTGCAGGTTGAAATCCCATCGACCCGCGTGCACGGGGTTCCCCCGGGATTGA
- a CDS encoding PAS domain-containing sensor histidine kinase → MGRLSLTYRSEGSNAHAKRAMQRWGLAGDGQVFFSLNPQGALDCVATAGESCWGWKPVEIHGKSILDLISPMDQRVILQALDEVRSGKEAPRREVHFMDKNGVAVSQVCRFAQEQGDGVVLGYARDSASREEIDARTASAMKELRDFKRALDQHAIVAVTDARGRITYVNDYFCEISKFPRSELLGQDHRIINSGHHPKAFFRDLWTTIKAGNVWKGEVKNKAKDGTFYWVDTTIVPLMDEAGHIEQFVAIRADITARKIAEEAQRQTQKLESLGVLAGGIAHDFNNLLTSILGNCNLATLSLPPGSPTQAFLAQIEQGSLRAADLTRQMLAYAGKGKTVIAPVDMNRLVTEMSQLLSLSISKKAVIHCDLAPQVPEITADPTQMQQVVMNLVTNASEAMEQGGVVMIRTGDRVLDAPDISTLAPISPIKPGRYVTLEVTDTGCGMSAETIRNIFDPFFTTKFTGRGLGLSALLGILTSHGGSIKVYSEPGHGTCMRVFLPAADSTEPAPVTEVHLDTQPLLGTMLVVDDDLSARNVAKALAVRLGFKVIEAVDGLDAVNVFRLHKAEITLVLMDLTMPNMDGREAFQQIREISPAVPVILSSGYNEKEAVGELPSDSLAGFLPKPYQHTQFEAVIRHSLEPVDPLF, encoded by the coding sequence ATGGGCCGACTTTCACTCACCTACCGATCCGAGGGATCCAACGCCCACGCCAAGCGGGCCATGCAGCGGTGGGGCCTGGCTGGTGACGGGCAGGTCTTCTTCTCCCTCAACCCGCAGGGGGCCCTGGACTGCGTGGCCACGGCCGGGGAGTCCTGCTGGGGGTGGAAGCCGGTCGAGATCCACGGGAAGTCGATCCTGGACCTGATCTCCCCGATGGATCAGAGGGTCATCCTTCAGGCGCTGGACGAGGTCCGGAGCGGCAAGGAAGCTCCGCGCCGGGAAGTTCACTTCATGGACAAGAACGGGGTTGCCGTCTCCCAGGTCTGCCGGTTCGCCCAGGAGCAGGGGGATGGCGTGGTGCTCGGCTATGCCCGGGATTCGGCCTCCCGGGAGGAGATTGACGCCCGCACGGCCTCGGCCATGAAGGAACTGCGGGATTTCAAGCGGGCGCTGGACCAGCACGCCATCGTGGCGGTCACCGATGCCCGGGGCCGGATCACCTACGTCAACGACTACTTCTGCGAAATTTCCAAGTTCCCGCGAAGCGAACTGCTCGGCCAGGACCACCGGATCATCAACAGCGGCCACCACCCCAAGGCCTTTTTCCGGGACCTGTGGACCACGATCAAGGCCGGCAATGTCTGGAAGGGCGAGGTCAAGAACAAGGCGAAGGATGGGACCTTCTATTGGGTGGATACCACCATCGTCCCGCTCATGGACGAGGCCGGCCACATCGAACAGTTCGTCGCCATCCGCGCCGACATCACGGCCCGGAAGATCGCCGAGGAGGCCCAGCGGCAGACCCAGAAGCTGGAGAGCCTCGGGGTCCTGGCGGGAGGGATCGCCCACGATTTCAACAACCTCCTGACCAGCATCCTTGGGAACTGCAACCTCGCCACCCTCTCCCTGCCCCCCGGGAGCCCCACCCAGGCCTTCCTGGCCCAGATCGAGCAGGGTTCCCTCCGGGCCGCGGATCTCACCAGGCAGATGCTTGCCTACGCCGGAAAGGGGAAGACGGTCATCGCCCCGGTGGACATGAACAGGCTGGTGACGGAGATGAGCCAGCTCCTGTCCCTCTCCATCTCGAAAAAGGCCGTCATCCACTGCGATCTGGCCCCCCAGGTGCCGGAAATCACCGCCGACCCGACCCAGATGCAGCAGGTGGTCATGAACCTGGTCACCAATGCCTCGGAAGCGATGGAACAGGGCGGCGTGGTGATGATCCGCACCGGGGATCGCGTCCTGGACGCTCCGGACATCTCCACCCTCGCGCCCATCAGCCCCATCAAGCCGGGCCGCTACGTGACGCTCGAAGTCACGGACACCGGCTGCGGCATGTCCGCGGAAACCATCCGCAACATTTTCGATCCGTTCTTCACCACCAAGTTCACGGGAAGAGGCCTGGGGCTGTCCGCCCTGCTGGGGATCCTCACCAGCCATGGAGGCTCGATCAAGGTCTACAGCGAGCCGGGGCATGGCACCTGCATGCGGGTGTTCCTCCCTGCCGCTGATTCCACGGAACCGGCCCCGGTGACGGAGGTCCACCTGGACACCCAGCCCCTCCTGGGCACCATGCTGGTGGTCGATGATGACCTTTCGGCCCGGAATGTCGCCAAGGCCCTCGCGGTCCGGCTCGGTTTCAAGGTGATCGAGGCGGTGGATGGTCTCGATGCCGTCAATGTCTTCAGACTCCACAAGGCCGAGATAACCCTCGTTCTCATGGATCTCACCATGCCCAACATGGACGGACGCGAAGCCTTCCAGCAGATCCGGGAGATCTCCCCGGCGGTCCCCGTCATCCTTTCCTCCGGCTACAACGAGAAGGAGGCCGTGGGTGAACTGCCAAGCGACAGCCTCGCGGGATTTCTGCCCAAACCTTACCAGCACACACAGTTCGAGGCCGTGATCCGGCACTCGCTGGAACCGGTCGATCCTCTGTTTTAA